Part of the Lolium rigidum isolate FL_2022 chromosome 6, APGP_CSIRO_Lrig_0.1, whole genome shotgun sequence genome, TATCTCAGATAAAAAAAGCCCATCGTTTGCATGTGCTTCTTCCTATAAAAATTGTTTGCATCTGCATGCGTGCGATTTGTAACATTTTTTAATTGACGCGATCTTGGCATATGTAGTTCAGAACTTCAAATGATATGCTCAACATGTTTCTTGGAAAAGGCAGCAATCTGGCGATGTCTGACGGCATGCTTGTTTGTAGGCCAATAAAGATTTCGGCTGCTCACATACTAAATTCATCTCCCTTTGCATGCATGTTCTGCATAAGTGAAAGCAAAGCTTCACATTCTGAGCATAGACTCGTGGTTTTCAGTGACACACATGGTTAaacaacatgcctgtcatttcaATCTAACCCTCTATTTGCAACAACTAGTCTTTTACATATAAAAGTGTCATTTGCAGCAAAGTGGAAATAGCTTCAGGTATGCCCTGACATTGCTTTCACTTGTAGGAGATACCTCGAGACTTCCTCAGCCACATTGCAGAGGTGGGCTTCAGGGGTTCCGGCATCTCAGCGGCATCATCTGTTAAATTGACGCTTAAGCGCTCAGAACGGAAGACTTGGACTGTCGAACTAGAGAAGGTTGATCGTTGTGTATTTCTGACCACCGGATGGCCCCAGTTTGTGGTGGACAATTCTTTGAGGGGATATGAGTTCCTCCTCTTCACGTACGACAAGAATATGCATTTTACGGTTTCGGTTTTTgggtggaatgcttgtgagaaagCGGTTCCATCTTCAGGAAGTGGTGCTCAAGCTACTGAGATGGATAAATTCGCCTCTGGTAAGAGGGGTCATAGTGGTCATGAAGTAACAGAGGCCGCTAATAATCCCACCCGTAGTCATTCACTGGTTACGGTGGCAGATCAATCTAATACGGAAGTAATATTCTGCTCTAATCTTGGTTCTTGGGCAAATGATTGAATAAGTTTTTTAAAAGTCTTTTTTCTCTGTAGTTGTCGACTCTCTTGTTCATGCAGAGTCACTTTGTTGTCCAAATAGTTTATATAAGTTTATTTGCAAGTGTGGCAACATATGCTCAACAATAGAACACGAGTTCATCAAACAAAAATGTGAAATTGTCTTTGACTAGAACACAAGAGAAGATTCGGGATTAGAAGACTTATTTCTTCACGTCACTTTAGGAGATTCTAACGTCATTTAGTTATTTCATACTACTACATTTCACATTGGGTTCAGAGAGGAGCGAAAGGTTAAAACTGTTGATTACCATCTTAGTTGTAATGTTTCTCTCCTCAAACTGATAATCTTGTATCGACTTTTAGATACCCCCCTTTCAAATGATTACTCGAGGGAATGGGCATAGCTCATCACAGAGCTTCGTTGACCTACATCTTCATCAAGTAGACGGTTCTAAGGACGAGTTAAAGACATACTTATTGCTGAAGGTGCCGATGAATGACGATAGAGCTGTAGCAATAGCTGAAGTAATGAGAAGATTGCATCTTGACAAAGTGACAATTGACTTATTCTGTGCTACACTCTGTTTGCATAAGTGGAACTCGGATGCGGCTGCAGAGGATTTTGATGTATGTAGAGGAAAACCACAAATTCAGAACCAGTTTCTGAAGCAGAAACTTGTCCTGCAATGTAAGTATTTTAATTGCCTCATTttttttatcatatttgcatctaGCACGCTGAAACACATTTTCTTATTGATCAGTTGATTTTATAAAGAGGCAACTACGATGCTTCTTCCCTCCGGAGGATGATTGTTCTACTCAAATACGTGATAGCAAGAAGAGCAGCCTTGAGGAGCCAAACTTGTCGAATCAGCCACTGCAGTTTGACCTGGCAGCAGTAAAGAGCAGGCTAGTTGGCGACCGCGAGTTATGTGATTTTTCTTACAAACAGAAGAGGAGAACAGGCAAGTGGCGATCACTGCAGACTTCTGAAACACCACGAAGATCACCAAGACTGGCGCGCTTGAATAATTCTCGTGGCAGCACAGAGACTGGATTGAAAGAAAGACCTGGAGTGGTAGAATCATCAGTAGCTGGCACAATTGATCGGGTGGAGAACAGAGCAGCTCAAGCGTCTTTACCCTACGAGAAGCCAGACAGTGTTTCAGAAGTAGATTGCCAGCATATTGTTGGTATGCTTGATTTTGTCAGTTAGAACTTACAAGTGCGCTCTAACATCTTGTACTGCAATTGAATCAATTTGTCTCTTTTTAGGTTCCTTATCTCGAGACTTCAAGAGACTCAAATCAACAAGAGGTGTGGTGGGCTTAAGTGAAAAGCCTGAACATAATCAaggagaaaataaagaaaaaatagaTCAAGGAAATAAGGGAGAAACCCTTCAAGAGCAAATCGATAGAAATGCTGTAGAGACTTATGACTCACTCATGGAGAGAGGTTGCATAGATACATCACCAGCAACCAAGTCCGAGGTGTCATCTTTGAGACTAAATGAGCTATATTTGGCATGGAAGCCCTCAGTACATGCCAATCCCCATGAGGAAATCTTACTTCATATTCAACGGGATAACTTTACAAGGACCATCTCACATGTTCAGGGGATTATTCGGAGTCGTCCTTCAGATCTACTGTGTGCAGCTATAATTGAAGCTGTTGTGCAGAAAGAACTTCTTAAATGGGATCCGTGTCTTGAGGATGTTGATGCTCAAAGGATAGTGATTGCATTACTAGAGCATGCTAAAAAAATCAAGGAGATTATCAATTTCAATATGGATAGCCGGAAGGAAGAATTTTCCACAAAGCTACATGATCAGCTTAAGTGGCAGCTCAAAGAACTGGAAAATGTATACACTTCCACGGAAGTAGATTACAAGAAAGTAACACTTGATGGTAGCATAGCTGTCTCGACTTTGCaagaacagaaaaaaaaattgcatgCCCTTCAGGGTGAGATCAAAGACTCGCGACAGTCCATGATGATAGAGGATGAAATGCAGAAATTGGTGCATGAAGTTGCTGAGCAGGAAAGTTTAGTCCAGAGGTCTCTAATGGAAAGAGTAAGGGTTAAGACAGTTTTGAAGAGCTATGAGCAGATTCTTGTTGAAGCAAAAGAGCGGCTAGCCTTAAGTGAACTTGGATTAATTGATGTCGAGACATTGGTTAAGGTAGAGATGGATAACATGAGGAAGGAGCTTGAGATATCCAAAAGAAGCCTCCTAAATATCGTTTTCAAGTAATAGTAGAAAGATGATCTTGTTCAGTCGTAGGTATTTCTTCTTCTGGCTATGCTCCGCTTTGCTGTAACCCTTTAACATTGTTCTAGAAGTTAAAATCCGCAGCATGTTTATCAGGAGTGGAGGAAAGCATGAATCTCAAATTCTCAATGTGCATAGCCctgcttgttttctgttgttcttCCTAAATTAAGCTGATGATTGAAAAAAATGTCTCCTGAATTGAGCTGAtgattgagtttttttttttggctcaaaACATGTCGATGGATGCTGATCTTACACTATAATTAGGCTATGATATTAATTATTGCCGTGGTTACATTATACAATCAATCTACTTCTGAAGGGTTGCCAGGTTATAGAATGCTCCCTTCTTGTTCATGAGCTGTGGATAAGTACCACGCTCAATCACCTTGCCCTCTCCTAAGAAGGCTATTGAGTCTGCGTTCTTGATTGTGTTTAGTCGATGTGCCACCACAATTGTAGTCCTCCCTGACATGATTCGATCAAGTGCCTCCTGCACCACTTGCTCTGACTGTGCATCGAGAGCACTTGTTGCTTCATCAAGTAGTAGTATAGCTGGATTGCGGATTATTGCCCTCGCAATTGCAATTCTTTGCTTCTGTCCTCCTGATAATTGTATACCATGCTCTCCACAATCAGTGTTATATCCGTCCTTCAGAGATCTGAAAAGAAGCAATAAAGCTTTAAATTCCATATATGTTGGATAGTGGGATTACATAATTTAATGTATATGTCCAAGCCAGAGATATAACTAAGACTTACGAGATGAACTCATGTGCATTTGCCGATTTAGCAGCTTCCACAATCTCTTCTTCATCAGCTTCTGGCTTACCGAAGGCAATGTTGTCCCTGACGCTACCAGAAAACATCGCAGGTTCCTGACTGACTAGAGCGGTAAATCCTCGAAACCAAAGAATATTCATCTCCCTCACATCCATACCATCGATCCTTACAGCACCTCTATCAACATCGTAGAACCTCTGGATCAAACCTATGATAGTAGATTTGCCACATCCACTTCTACCCACCAGGCCAATACTTGTTCCTGCTTTGACGTCCAAGCTAAAATCCTGCAGGATTAGGCATTCTGGTCTTGTTGGATATGCGAAATCTACCTTTTTGAACTCTATTCTTCCTTGTATTTTGCTCTTTGGATCGTCCTTTTCCACCTGCAATGTAGCTGTGTTATTTTCTCTCTTACAGCAATCTAGCATTGTAAAAATAATTGTTTTTGCAAGGATGCCATTCTACACAATGCTCATGAGAGTGTGAAAATGTGTTGTTACCTGTGAATTTTGCGGAGAGATAGATTTCCTATCTAGCACCTCGAACACTGAGGCTACAGCGTTTGCTCCCTTTGCCAGGTCGGAAGTCATGCTGCCAGCATCAGCAATCAGCTTTCCTGTGCTTACCAAGACGAAAAAGGTTTTGAAGACATCACCCGCTGTGATCTCCCCAGACTGTGCCAATTTCCCGCCATACCAGAAGTCCAGTGCCCATGATAAGAATGTGAGGCAAGGTGACAGCCCTGTGGTTATCCCCGCTACCCACGACTTCTTCCTTGCTTTCCTCAGTGGTCCCTCTTGCGTATGCTCGAAGAGCTGAAGAATCTTTGATGAGCATCCAAATGAGGTTACCATCCTGTGGTTGTAAACAGCTTCTATGGCAATCTGAGTACTTTGGTACTGCGCCTTTGCCAAGTCCCTTGACACATTTGAGAGAACTATCTTCTTGGCATAGTAGCAGATCATCGTACAGGGCTGCACAGCAATCATGACAAGAGCAAGTTTCCATGCTACTACTAGGCCCATTGTCACTGCAATTACAATACCACAAGCTGTTTGAAGTAGCAGGGATATTCTGTCTGCAACAAGGGTTTTAACAAGAGAAGACTCATCACTTAGCCGAGAGCACAGTGAACCACTTGAGTTAGTGTCTTCATCAAACCATGCTGCCTCGAAGGTTAAGATTTTTTCAAGTACTTGGACTCGGATGCGCCTAACTAGATGCTCCCCCATATAGGCGAAATTGTAGTGTTGCAATAGATTAACAACTATGGATACGACGGACAATGAACAAAATATCATTGCGTACCGGCTGATAATTGCATTCATCTCATTGCGGTCCTGAACAAAGAATGCAGCAATCATACCTCCGATGGTGAGAGCATAGATGGGCTGCAACGAACCATATACCAATGCAGACATGCTGCCTATGACTGCTTGTTTCCACTCTGGTGCATTCATTGCAAGAAGCCTGGAGAAAGATGGCGCGGGAGGGGAAACATGTGACCCAGTTTCCTTTAAAACACCTGGCGTAAGTGGCATGGGACTTGCTCTGGACATGCTGAGACGGCTGGCACTGGTCCTGGCTGCAGAAGAGGCCCTAAATTGGTCACTTTCTTGATCAATGTAGCTCACCATCTTCTGCAACTTCACAAGTCGTGAATATGGGCCACCCTTGTTAATCAATTCCTCATGTGTGCCAATTTCAGCTATGGTACCCCCATCAACTACTGCAATCTGATTGGCATTCTTTACGGTGGAAAGCTTGTGAGCTACAACCTGATCAGTAGTAATGTACAATGAGTGCTATAGTGCCAAAGGATTTGAGAAATTCTAAGCCTGGCATTCTAAAGAAGGAAGAGCTTACCAGTGTTGTTCTTCCCATAGATGCTTGATCAAGTGCATGCTGCACCAGCTTTTCTGATTCCGAGTCAAGTGCGCTTGTGGCTTCATCAAGCAACAATATAGCAGGGTTCTTGATGACCGCCCTTGCGATGGCAATGCGCTGCTTTTGACCACCTGATAGCAATGCTCCACGCTCACCAATCTACAAGGACAGTAAAAGCACCGTTAAGACAGGGAGTTAAGGCGCTTGCATGTTTGTTTCCTTACGATGAACAAACATACCTTGGTCTCATATCCCTCTGGAAGCCCCCTTATGAAGTTGTGAGCGTTTGCTGTCATGGCTGCTGCATACAGTTCATCCATGGTTGCATCTGGCTTTCCAAATAAGATGTTCTCCTTTATGGACGTGCCGAACAGTGCATGATCTTGGCTGACAAGTCCCATCTTGCTCCTGATCGACTTGAGCTTCAGTTTCTTAATGTCGACGCCATCGATCTTGACAGTTCCTTCAGTGGCATCATAAAAGCGCTGCACCAGTGCTATTGCGGTAGACTTGCCGCTGCCACTAGACCCGACCAAAGCAATTGTTTGGCCAGCAGGAATCTGGAGGTTGAAGTCTTTGAGGATTGTCATATTAGGCCTTGATGGGTACACAAAGCGGACAGATTCAAACTCGAGCTCGCCGCGGACTTGATCCAAAACAAGCCCCTCTGGGTCATCATCGTTGATCTGTGGCACACGGTTTATCCGTTCGAGAATTCTCGTGGCAGCAACGGAAGCCTCAATGAAATGTTTCAGCTCTGGGATTGCCATTCCAAGGGCTCTGCAACATTTCAGGTTTTTTTATTGTTAAGCTTCTGTTCTACATAATCAAATGTAAGTCAGTAGGGGAGGAGGGAGGGTTATGACGAACTTACAGGCCACCCAGAACGAAGGAGATTCCTGCAGCGTATATCCTTCCTCCACTTTCATGGTGGTACATCACCAATCTACTGCCATACCAGGCGAGGAAGGCCCAAATGGCGAAAGCAAGGCCAGTGAATCCTACAGCGAGACCTTTGGCAATGCCCTGCTTGATCCCCAGGTTGATGGTCCTGTCAAGGATTGCTGTATACTTCTGGATTATTCCTTTCTCTGCGGTGAATGAATAAATGGTCTTGATGGAGCTGAGTGCTTGCTCGACCAGGGAGTTTGCCTTGGCGTACTCACGGCGCGATTCGCGGGAGAGATACAGGAGGTACTTGCCGTAGATGAGACCAGGGATGATGAGGAGCAGGACTAGAGGGTAAGAAACCAGAGCCAGCCTCCATGAGAAATAGGTGGAGAAGGCCAGCCCAGAGACAAAGACTGTAGAGTGCACAAGAAATAGAGGAACCTGTTCAAGATCAAAGAAAGAAAATCAGTCAGATCTGCTGTTAGCTCATGAATTAAAGGTTGGtaacttttgttcttgttctctaaATTTCCTTTTTATCAAATCCAGATCAACTAATCCGGCCAGTCTCATTGTTAATTGCTTCACCTCCGGTAGAGCTAATAATGCATCTATGCACTTGTTTAATGCAGTGGTTGTCTTAGGAAGCAGTATGTGAACATTCCATGCTGAGTTCGTCATGTGCTCCCATATTTCCCTGTTGGTCCACCATTACGGTGCacgcgttttttttttctttccaattTCTTATGGCAGAGCCTGACAGATGAAGCATCCCTGTCGTCTAGATTCGACACCAAAATCATGCGATGGTCTGGTATCATTAATTAGTCAAACTACTATTGTGATGGTTCGGAGTATTTGATTCACTACGGATTCAGTGACGACCTACAGTTAGCGAAGCAGGGTAGGTATGCCACCATCAGTCACAAGGAacgttgctcttgtccttggttcATCTTAAACAAAGCACCGCCAGTCCTAATTAAGCTCAGATCAACCAAGAAGGAACAAGGTTCCAACTTCCAAGGTGGATCTATGGACTGAATAATCATATAAAATTAGGCAGGTGTTACCTGAGAAGACTAGATCCTATGATAATTAAGGTAATTGAAAATCAAATTAACTAGCAAAATTTGGGGTTTCACATGACTGGGTTGGTGTGTACCTTCTCGCTGAGGACCTCCTGGATGAGTGATGCGTCCTTGGAGATGCTGTTGATGATCTCCGAAGTGGTGGCCTCCTGCGAGTCGAAGAAGGCCACCTCCTGCCGCAGGATGGCCTGCAGGTACAGGTGCCTGATCCGGAGCACCTGCCTCTCGCTCGTCCGGCTCCAGCAATACCCTTCTGCGTGTGTCCACACGGAGTACAAGATTGTAAGGATACTGGCAAGCTAGAACATAGATCTGTGTATGTATATTCGCTGCAGCAAGTTCGAAGGTTACCCATGGACGCCACCACCAGGATGGCGAAGGCCAGGTAGACGAAGTTCAGGCACGACTGCACGAGGCGGGCAACAACCACAGTGTTAGTGTCACTGGCACTGGGAAAATGAATGATAAAATGTGCACAAATTCATGTGTTCCAGCACTAATTAAGAACCTTCTCGATGTCATGCATGAAGTCCACGCTGCCGGCACGGCCCTGCTGCTGGGCGTGGCCGCGCCCCAGCGAGTTCATCACGTCGCTggcgaagatgaggaggaggttggtggagcACCCATCGCCGATGGCACCCAGCGTGCCCAGGACCATGAGCAAGACATCCACCCGATCCGCGAACTTGAACAGGCCGCGGATGCTCCGCCGCTCTCCGCCGCCAGTGCTCGCCGGGGCGCTGCTCATCTTTGAACTGCCCGGGTGTAGCACAGTAGTGGTACTAGTAGCACTGCCCACAGCACCGATCGCTACGCTACCTTTGTTGTGTTTGCTGCAATGGACTTGGCACTGGGGCTTTATATAACACAGGAATACACGCGCGTGTGCTCTTGGGTCGTTGTTAACTTTGGCCTTGAAAAGTTGGTCGGTTAGAGCGTCCTCAGTTGCAGAAATATAAGCATGATATGATGTTTTGAAAGTAGTAcataataaaaagaaaacaaaaaatacaCTATACCAACATCATACCATGAGGCATATGAACATGAATACAGTGTATTTCTGGGGTTTTCGATATAATTTCAGAACATTGGATGATGTAATTTTTGCACCATATGCATATATAATTTCAGAACATTGGATGATGTAATTTTTGCACCATATGCATATGTATATTATGTCCTCTACTCGCCAATGAGGGTTGTTGTGTCATGTGTGCCTAATATTATAgacatttatttttatttttacttttctTATGTGTGATGTTGCATTTATAGTAATCTTATACTAGTATAAATAAGATTTATCGTATCTTTACTAATTAATGCAACCTTTTTGCCAATTGGGCTTGTAGTGCAGTGTGGGGTTTGGTCTCTGATAAAGCATGCAGGTTGCTATAATTGCTATCTTAGTCAAGTGAAATTGCTTTTTGGGTATAAAGTTAACGGGACAAAAGAGTCGTTTCAATCCTACTATACCAACATAGGCGGTGGTATTAATACCGTGCCAGACTCAAATACTGCCGGTTAGGAGGTTGTCCATCACAAAATTTATATGCTTTTTCCGGTCCTAATTAATTGTTGCACCTTACGAGTACACTTATACTAGATATAGTATATAGGTGCGCGAATAAATTTGAACCGGATGGAGTAACCCAAGACACAGCCTCATACCCGGTTTATCTCATGGTATGCTGTAAAAATTCATAAATAATCATGAAAGTGCATAACATTATTTCATAATGTATCACATGCCGTCCAAGGTATTTTTTTTCAGGTTTTCACATATTGTTCATTTAGGTAAAAAGTGAATCGAGGCTACACCATTGccttctccatcaccttcctctaCACTCGCTCTCCACTGGTCGGAGTTCAGTTACTCTCTGACTCTGTTGTCGTTCTCACCAATTATCTCCATCCTCAAAATCTCACCTCCTCCCTCGTCCCATGACTCTGTCTTCGTCGTGGACTTCCTGAACCATCTCCCCTCCACATCCACACGTTCACTTGCTTGCTCTGATGCTTTCCGCACACTTCTCCTTACAGCACATGTCTCCAAACCATCTCGGAGGCGAACAAGGATTGGTGGATCAGGGCATCCATGCATACACAAATTCTCGAAATGAATCCAGTAGGTGAGATTGTGCTGATTTGCCTTAAAAAAGGTAAGACATTCTTGCTTCCTAATCACAACTTACTACTGTTGGGTTAACACATTTTCCTTGACTTGCATTCGCAAATGGCAATGCTTGCACAACTGTAACATGATGAGCTCATCATTTCCAAATTGCGATGCAATGATGCTGCCGATCGAGTAAGCTAATCACGAAAAGCTGTACCATAACCTTAATGGAAGCGCTTTACGTTTACCGGAAAAATTACTTACTTTAAACACACATCTGCTTCTTTACCCAACCCACTAATCCATTTTCCGGTTGCAGGCAGCTGCAAATTTCAACACATGATGTACATCGAAAGCAACTAGCTAGTAGCTCTTGTTTTGTTCTTTAGCTAGGACATGTTCCATAGAAAATTATGGGTGCCAGACAGGTCAGTGGTACAACTACTATTAAACTGATGGATCAAAAGCTATTTTCGTACCGTTTTGCACGCCCTAATTAAGCTCTAGGTTTGAATAGCGCATGGCGGTCAATGTGAGTAGAGTATTTTTTGTGCGAGTAGAGTACTTCTCTTGCTGCTTCACTTTTGACGCGTCAAAATACGCATGCACACGATGTACATGTCACATTTTAATATAAGTAGTAGAGCAAGGTTACAGCCACCTCATCTCCCTCGCAAGAACTGGATTTTGAGCGAGGGGCCAAAAATCTTTCACCAAAAATACTCAAAAGCCTTCACTTCCATACAATGGTTACGTCTAAGCTAGCTGAATGCCCGTGCTTTGCTAGAAAAAATAcaataaataataaataaatcATTATATTTCGCAAACACTCAGTCCGAGTGTGGTTATTCACCTCTTCAAATCTTTGTCACCTATAGAACCACGATTGAGGATAAAATACCGTATGATTGAACTTGGACATTCAGTACGAGGGTCGTGTAGTGTTGGCTGCCCATTTGGCTGCCGCCATTGTTACCAAACCGAATCACGATTGTTTGGTACTACACGATGTTGCTTTGTTTATCAGTTGTTGCTTGGAGATGGAATGTGATATGGATTGCCCTTGATTTACGGGGGAtattatatgtgatatgatcgtcTTTTTTTCAAAGAGAGATTCGCAAGAAACATGTGGATGTGTGGGCTGGTGattagtttttattttatttcgatAACAAGGCAAGAACCAATTAATTTGATAGCTCGTTAACGGAAAAGGAAAGAAATAATTtgattttttatttcaataaCAAAGAAAGAAACTACTCATTTGACAGCATGCTAACGAAATAAGAATGAGATTATTTGATTTGATCTAGAACTTAAGACTAACATGAAAAAACAAGTTCAGCTAGGGAGGAACCCAACCGACTTTTTGTTAAGAGGGAAGATGAGCACTAGGAATTGAACCTCGACGAGATTCAAACCCTAGGGGTGCCACTGCGTGCCCTACCACTGGGCTACTGCCCTGTTCTCATGGCTTTGCAAAACTGGTAGCCAAAATCCAATCTCGCCGCCTGCAACCGAAGATGTGCCACCTTGTTTCCCCTGGAAAAAACGCATTCATCAGAACATACTGATCCTGGACAATTTCGCAAATGTGCAAGCAATGACCAagcagatgaagaggaagaagtgtAGCACCCTACTCCTAAAGATTTATATCCAAAAGGTTTTAGACACTTTGTCCTGGGACTTCTTGACCGCCATCCTGGTGCACCTAGGCTTCAGAACCAAGTGGGTTGATCTCATTGCCTACCTACTGCACACTGCCGGCACAAGAGCCTTGATCAATGGCAACTTAACAAATCATATCGACCATAGGCGTGGTTTGAGACATGGTGACCCCCTTTCCTCGCTCCAATTTGTCATTTCCATGAAC contains:
- the LOC124660171 gene encoding putative ABC transporter B family member 8, encoding MSSAPASTGGGERRSIRGLFKFADRVDVLLMVLGTLGAIGDGCSTNLLLIFASDVMNSLGRGHAQQQGRAGSVDFMHDIEKSCLNFVYLAFAILVVASMEGYCWSRTSERQVLRIRHLYLQAILRQEVAFFDSQEATTSEIINSISKDASLIQEVLSEKVPLFLVHSTVFVSGLAFSTYFSWRLALVSYPLVLLLIIPGLIYGKYLLYLSRESRREYAKANSLVEQALSSIKTIYSFTAEKGIIQKYTAILDRTINLGIKQGIAKGLAVGFTGLAFAIWAFLAWYGSRLVMYHHESGGRIYAAGISFVLGGLALGMAIPELKHFIEASVAATRILERINRVPQINDDDPEGLVLDQVRGELEFESVRFVYPSRPNMTILKDFNLQIPAGQTIALVGSSGSGKSTAIALVQRFYDATEGTVKIDGVDIKKLKLKSIRSKMGLVSQDHALFGTSIKENILFGKPDATMDELYAAAMTANAHNFIRGLPEGYETKIGERGALLSGGQKQRIAIARAVIKNPAILLLDEATSALDSESEKLVQHALDQASMGRTTLVVAHKLSTVKNANQIAVVDGGTIAEIGTHEELINKGGPYSRLVKLQKMVSYIDQESDQFRASSAARTSASRLSMSRASPMPLTPGVLKETGSHVSPPAPSFSRLLAMNAPEWKQAVIGSMSALVYGSLQPIYALTIGGMIAAFFVQDRNEMNAIISRYAMIFCSLSVVSIVVNLLQHYNFAYMGEHLVRRIRVQVLEKILTFEAAWFDEDTNSSGSLCSRLSDESSLVKTLVADRISLLLQTACGIVIAVTMGLVVAWKLALVMIAVQPCTMICYYAKKIVLSNVSRDLAKAQYQSTQIAIEAVYNHRMVTSFGCSSKILQLFEHTQEGPLRKARKKSWVAGITTGLSPCLTFLSWALDFWYGGKLAQSGEITAGDVFKTFFVLVSTGKLIADAGSMTSDLAKGANAVASVFEVLDRKSISPQNSQVEKDDPKSKIQGRIEFKKVDFAYPTRPECLILQDFSLDVKAGTSIGLVGRSGCGKSTIIGLIQRFYDVDRGAVRIDGMDVREMNILWFRGFTALVSQEPAMFSGSVRDNIAFGKPEADEEEIVEAAKSANAHEFISSLKDGYNTDCGEHGIQLSGGQKQRIAIARAIIRNPAILLLDEATSALDAQSEQVVQEALDRIMSGRTTIVVAHRLNTIKNADSIAFLGEGKVIERGTYPQLMNKKGAFYNLATLQK
- the LOC124666497 gene encoding LOW QUALITY PROTEIN: B3 domain-containing protein Os03g0120900-like (The sequence of the model RefSeq protein was modified relative to this genomic sequence to represent the inferred CDS: inserted 2 bases in 1 codon), whose translation is MEEEEGRPRFFKVLIGDFARRLEIPRDFLSHIAEVGFRGSGISAASSVKLTLKRSERKTWTVELEKVDRCVFLTTGWPQFVVDNSLRGYEFLLFTYDKNMHFTVSVFGWNACEKAVPSSGSGAQATEMDKFASGKRGHSGHEVTEAANNPTRSHSLVTVADQSNTEIPPFQMITRGNGHSSSQSFVDLHLHQVDGSKDELKTYLLLKVPMNDDRAVAIAEVMRRLHLDKVTIDLFCATLCLHKWNSDAAAEDFDVCRGKPQIQNQFLKQKLVLQFDFIKRQLRCFFPPEDDCSTQIRDSKKSSLEEPNLSNQPLQFDLAAVKSRLVGDRELCDFSYKQKRRTGKWRSLQTSETPRRSPRLARLNNSRGSTETGLKERPGVVESSVAGTIDRVENRAAQASLPYEKPDSVSEVDCQHIVGMLXILSVRTYKCALTSCTAIESICLFLGSLSRDFKRLKSTRGVVGLSEKPEHNQGENKEKIDQGNKGETLQEQIDRNAVETYDSLMERGCIDTSPATKSEVSSLRLNELYLAWKPSVHANPHEEILLHIQRDNFTRTISHVQGIIRSRPSDLLCAAIIEAVVQKELLKWDPCLEDVDAQRIVIALLEHAKKIKEIINFNMDSRKEEFSTKLHDQLKWQLKELENVYTSTEVDYKKVTLDGSIAVSTLQEQKKKLHALQGEIKDSRQSMMIEDEMQKLVHEVAEQESLVQRSLMERVRVKTVLKSYEQILVEAKERLALSELGLIDVETLVKVEMDNMRKELEISKRSLLNIVFK